The Pseudomonas fluorescens nucleotide sequence GGAAGTACTCTGCTACAGAAGCTTATCGCGGTTCGAACAGACACAACGTGCTCCTCCCTTGTGCATTCAAATCGTCTTAACCTTGGGTCATCTTGGGTGCGACAGCTTTAATTCTCTAAATTCACCAGAACCCCCGACTTTCGGGGGTTTTGTGTTTTTGTCGGTTTGTCCGGCAAGCAGACCCATTAGCTGGCCTGGATCAATAGTCCAGGCGCGCGCTTGGCATAGTGTGCGCAGTCCACGTTTCTTTTTCACGGACGAAAAGCTATGCAGACTCTGGAGCGAAAGCTTGATATCCAGCCCCTGTCGCGGGCGGACATGACCATCGAACTCAACGGCCAGGCAGTCGCTGTCGCCGCCGGTGAAACCGTGCTCAGCGTGCTCAACGCCGTGGGCCTGCGCCAGGTGGCGCGCAACGACCATGATCAACTGACCGGCGCCTTCTGCGGCATGGGCGTGTGCCATTGCTGCCTGGTATCGATCAATGGCCGGCCCAAGCGCCGCGCCTGCCAGACCGTGGTGCAGCCGGGTATGCAGGTTGAAACCGGGACCAATCGTTTTGCCGGGCAGGAGGCACCATGAGCTTGCGTCCAGTGATTGTCGGGGGTGGTTCAGCGGGTATGGCGGCAGCAA carries:
- the hcnA gene encoding cyanide-forming glycine dehydrogenase subunit HcnA, whose amino-acid sequence is MQTLERKLDIQPLSRADMTIELNGQAVAVAAGETVLSVLNAVGLRQVARNDHDQLTGAFCGMGVCHCCLVSINGRPKRRACQTVVQPGMQVETGTNRFAGQEAP